In Helicobacter mastomyrinus, a single genomic region encodes these proteins:
- a CDS encoding HAD family hydrolase — protein MLNVIFDMDGTLIDSEDCICAAVNAIRKDRNLAPLEYEFIKQTAHTPNVSCAKVFYEIDDFAFPSYKVGFESYFDKAYNDGARLFEGVEWLLRECKKRGYSLAIASNAPQHTLGGILEQHKIFAFFDSILGAQIGIESKPSPMMIHKILQNAPFEKSAFVGNGAKDRGAAKNAGIPYLHAKWGANPSTLQKDEFDSAQKLLAMLEKVAEAI, from the coding sequence ATGCTCAATGTGATTTTTGATATGGACGGCACACTCATTGATAGCGAGGATTGTATATGTGCAGCGGTAAATGCTATTAGAAAGGATAGGAATCTAGCACCTTTAGAATATGAGTTTATCAAACAAACTGCACATACGCCCAATGTGTCGTGTGCGAAAGTATTTTATGAGATAGATGATTTTGCTTTCCCTAGCTATAAGGTAGGCTTTGAATCATATTTTGATAAAGCCTATAATGATGGAGCAAGGCTTTTTGAGGGTGTGGAGTGGCTTTTAAGAGAATGCAAGAAAAGGGGCTATTCTTTAGCCATTGCTTCAAATGCGCCGCAGCATACATTGGGAGGGATTTTAGAGCAGCATAAGATTTTTGCATTTTTTGATAGTATCTTAGGTGCACAAATAGGTATAGAATCGAAGCCAAGCCCAATGATGATACATAAGATTCTGCAAAATGCGCCATTTGAAAAAAGTGCATTTGTGGGTAATGGTGCGAAAGATAGAGGCGCGGCTAAGAATGCGGGGATTCCATACCTACACGCAAAATGGGGGGCTAACCCTAGCACATTGCAAAAGGACGAGTTTGACAGCGCACAAAAGCTTTTAGCAATGCTTGAAAAAGTGGCAGAGGCTATTTGA
- a CDS encoding AI-2E family transporter, which produces MKAITFFWLVFGVSAYAMYYIYEAYLMDILIALLISIATFGLYNYLARFIKYPVICSFISVCILVLFLVVPLFFLLKSLIASATELALNPAAFSAFIDGSKAQILALFDSFPDVKAKLSDVLSSISASSILSYVLNFSSALGKSSLGFMIDTGFIIVFLFFYFLYGKEAYAYIIELIPFENTQIASVLSEVTNTIKVVFYTSILNIVLQGFAFGAMIVFFGYDGVFCGMLYGLASIVPIVGGALVWLPLAGYEFYLGHTQNAIIIALYALIVCAVVIDNVIKPILIGIINKKILKTSVKINELLIFFAILAGLTSLGFWGIIIGPAITAFFISLLRIYRKQTSKEPIESNHKL; this is translated from the coding sequence GTGAAGGCGATTACATTTTTTTGGCTTGTGTTTGGCGTAAGCGCGTATGCTATGTATTACATATATGAAGCGTATCTAATGGATATTCTCATTGCGCTTTTAATCTCTATCGCCACATTTGGCTTATATAATTATCTTGCAAGATTTATCAAATATCCTGTGATTTGCTCCTTTATTAGTGTGTGTATATTGGTGCTCTTTCTTGTAGTGCCTTTGTTTTTCTTGCTTAAAAGTCTCATTGCCTCCGCTACTGAACTCGCGCTTAATCCCGCCGCTTTTAGTGCCTTCATCGATGGGAGCAAGGCGCAGATTCTTGCACTTTTTGATTCTTTCCCTGATGTGAAAGCAAAGTTAAGCGATGTCCTAAGCAGCATTTCTGCCTCATCGATTCTAAGCTATGTGCTGAATTTTAGCTCTGCCCTTGGCAAATCAAGCTTGGGATTTATGATAGATACGGGATTTATTATCGTATTTTTATTTTTTTATTTTCTTTATGGCAAGGAAGCCTATGCTTATATTATCGAGCTTATACCTTTTGAAAATACGCAAATTGCATCAGTGCTAAGTGAGGTAACAAATACCATTAAGGTTGTGTTCTATACTTCTATTCTTAATATCGTTTTGCAGGGCTTTGCCTTTGGCGCGATGATTGTATTTTTTGGCTATGATGGCGTGTTTTGCGGTATGCTCTATGGACTTGCCTCGATTGTGCCTATTGTGGGCGGGGCTTTGGTGTGGCTACCGCTTGCAGGATATGAATTTTATTTAGGACATACGCAAAATGCTATTATCATCGCCCTATATGCCCTTATCGTGTGTGCGGTGGTGATTGATAATGTGATTAAGCCTATTTTGATTGGTATCATTAATAAAAAGATTCTCAAAACCTCAGTCAAAATCAATGAATTGCTTATATTCTTTGCTATTTTAGCAGGGCTTACAAGCTTAGGATTCTGGGGGATTATCATCGGTCCTGCCATCACTGCGTTTTTTATCTCACTTTTAAGAATCTATCGCAAGCAAACTTCCAAAGAGCCTATTGAAAGCAATCATAAGCTTTGA